The Panicum virgatum strain AP13 chromosome 5K, P.virgatum_v5, whole genome shotgun sequence genome has a window encoding:
- the LOC120710724 gene encoding non-classical arabinogalactan protein 30-like → MAPTLATRSRSLVLGCGLAAVILAVGCLPSGGSGMGMPRPQPDLNFTIGVEGVVWCKGCRYPGYIESRDASPLRNASALLRCRRHGSRQALSVWGATNSRGYFLIQTGAQAAAFTSKDCRVYVPRSPARGCANPARRKGLPLRFRRFVTRPDGLQGRYVAGGFTFAPQDRSKC, encoded by the exons ATGGCGCCTACTCTCGCGACAAGGAGCAGGAGCCTCGTCCTGGgctgcggcctcgccgccgtgaTCCTCGCCGTGGGCTGCCTGCCGTCCGGTGGCTCGGGCATGGGCATGCCCCGGCCGCAGCCGGACCTCAACTTCACCATCGGCGTGGAGGGCGTCGTCTGGTGCAAGGGCTGCCGGTACCCCGGCTACATCGAGTCCAGGGACGCGTCGCCTCTCCGGA acGCGTCGGCGCTGCTGCGGTGCCGGCGGCACGGGAGCCGCCAGGCGCTGTCGGTGTGGGGCGCCACGAACTCGCGCGGCTACTTCCTGATCCAGACgggggcgcaggcggcggccttCACCAGCAAGGACTGCAGGGTGTACGTGCCGCGGTCGCCGGCGCGCGGGTGCGCGAACCCTGCCCGGAGGAAGGGGCTGCCGCTCAGGTTCCGGAGGTTCGTGACGCGCCCCGACGGGCTGCAGGGCCGCTACGTCGCCGGCGGCTTCACGTTCGCGCCGCAGGACCGCTCCAAGTGCTGA
- the LOC120710725 gene encoding non-classical arabinogalactan protein 30-like: MACLAVCLSLAALASVGCLPSRGEAMGLPQPPPDLNFTISVEGVVWCKSCRYAGYVSAMDASPLPNAAALLRCRREGGRALSVWNATGADGSFLIQADWESAPFKSKDCKVYVPRSPASGCAAAVRPAARKGAPLKFRRFLPLPGELQARYSASNFTFAPEEPAKC, translated from the exons ATGGCCTGCCTCGCGGTCTGCCTGTCGCTCGCGGCCCTCGCCTCGGTGGGCTGCTTGCCCTCCCGCGGCGAGGCCATGGGTctgccccagccgccgccggacctcaaCTTCACCATCTCCGTCGAGGGCGTCGTCTGGTGCAAGAGCTGCCGGTACGCCGGCTACGTCAGCGCCATGGACGCGTCGCCGCTCCCCA ATGCCGCGGCGCTGCTGCGGTGCCGGCGCGAGGGCGGGCGGGCGCTGTCCGTGTGGAACGCCACGGGCGCCGACGGCTCCTTCCTGATCCAGGCGGACTGGGAGTCGGCGCCCTTCAAGAGCAAGGACTGCAAGGTGTACgtgccgcgctcgccggcgagcgggtgcgccgccgccgtcaggcCCGCCGCCAGGAAGGGGGCGCCGCTCAAGTTCCGCAGGTTCTTGCCGCTCCCCGGCGAGCTGCAGGCGCGCTACTCCGCCAGCAACTTCACGTTCGCGCCGGAGGAGCCCGCCAAGTGCTAG